A genomic window from Chrysoperla carnea chromosome 3, inChrCarn1.1, whole genome shotgun sequence includes:
- the LOC123295618 gene encoding 26S proteasome non-ATPase regulatory subunit 10-like yields the protein MAFEKSIYDLAYNGDFQSVMSALDESPKVITTPDSNGRLLIHWSSLGGHENIVNYLLEHKSPVDPLDDTEMTPLILAASAGKENIVRILIGAGADINHQNNQGHSALQYASSKGWKEITEMLLKNNGNVNISDVRGATPLHRAASKGNTSIVKLLLDHPGGVNVNAKDCYGNTPLHLACEEERLEDAKMLISHGAILDVQNKEKKTPLDLCSPQLARVLKEFANNLRTYIPNPPSNPNIVEL from the exons atggcTTTTGAGAAAAGTATTTATGATTTAGCTTATAATGGTGACTTTCAATCGGTTATGTCAGCTTTGGATGAATCGCCAAAAGTTATTACCACTCCAGATAGT AATGGAAGATTGTTAATTCATTGGTCTAGTTTGGGAGGACATGAAAATATTGTCAATTATTTGTTAGAACATAAATCGCCAGTAGATCCTTTAGATGATACCGAAATGACACCTTTAATTTTAGCAGCTTCCGCAGGTAAAGAAAACATCGTCCGAATTCTTATAGGAGCTGGAGCAGATATTAATCATCAAAACAACCAAGGGCATTCAGCCTTACAGTATGCTAGTTCTAAAGGATGGAAAGAA ATAACAGAAATGCTACTGAAAAATAATGGAAATGTAAATATTAGTGACGTTCGAGGAGCTACACCACTTCATCGAGCTGCTTCTAAAGGAAATACAAGCATTGTTAAACTGTTACTTGACCATCCTGGTGGTGTTAATGTGAACGCCAAAGATTGCTATGGAAACACACCTTT gcATTTAGCGTGTGAAGAAGAACGACTTGAAGATGCAAAAATGCTTATATCACATGGAGCAATACTTGatgtacaaaataaagaaaaaaagacaCCATTGGATTTGTGTAGTCCACAACTTGCAAGAGTTTTAAAGGAATTCGCTAATAA tttacgaACATATATCCCAAATCCTCCTTCTAATCCAAATATTGTCGAGCTATAG
- the LOC123296422 gene encoding gastrula zinc finger protein XlCGF8.2DB-like produces MANSSFQDVSNHLFISEYRIKEELKTELESDGMKLEQELIKEEILEDSVYENIKLEQLHTELIVKDEILDENVLSDQHSQNGDKRFSCEVGHKTFAWKKNLNRHKRIHTGEKPFSCEVCDKQFRQRRSLIGHKRIHTGEKPFSCETCDKPFTLKQSLAKHKLSHTGEKPFSCDICDKTFIQQYTLIVHQRTHTGEKPFSCDECDKRFNHKTGLIEHKRTHTGEKPYSCDICDKTFTQRRSLIEHKLIHTGGKPHSCEVCHKAFNLKKYLTKHKLVHTDEKPFSCGFCDKTFKRKYELISHKLRIHSKDTL; encoded by the coding sequence ATGGCAAATAGTTCCTTTCAGGACGTGAGCAATCACTTGTTTATCAGTGAATATCGCATTAAAGAAGAACTAAAAACAGAGCTAGAAAGTGATGGAATGAAACTAGAACAAGAactaattaaagaagaaatactaGAAGACAgtgtttatgaaaatattaaacttgaacaaCTGCATACAGAATTAATAgttaaagatgaaatattagatgaaaatgttttaagcgATCAGCACTCTCAAAACGGAGACAAACGGTTTTCATGTGAAGTTGGTCATAAAACTTTTGCTTGGAAAAAGAATTTGAAtcgacataaacgaattcataccggagaaaaacccTTTTCgtgtgaagtttgtgataaacAGTTTAGACAGCGAAGGAGTTTAATTggacataaacgaattcacactGGAGAAAAGCCTTTTTCATGTGAAACTTGTGATAAACCATTTACGCTGAAACAGAGTTTAGCTAAACATAAACTCagtcatactggagaaaaaccgttttcatgtgatatttgtgataaaacatttattcaacAATATACTTTAATTGTGCACCAACGAACtcacactggagaaaaacctttttcatgtgatgAGTGTGATAAAAGATTCAATCATAAAACCGGTTTAATtgaacataaacgaactcatactggagaaaaaccttattcATGTGATATCTGTGACAAAACGTTTACTCAGCGAAGGAGCTTAATTGAACATAAACTGATTCATACTGGCGGAAAACCGCACTCGTGTGAAGTTTGTCATAAAGCTTTTAATCTGAAAAAGTATTTAACTAAACATAAACTCGTTCATACTgatgaaaaacctttttcatgtggattttgtgataaaacatttaaacggaaatatgaattaatttcaCATAAACTAAGAATTCATAGCAAAGATACGTTGTAG